In Colwellia sp. PAMC 20917, a single genomic region encodes these proteins:
- a CDS encoding NAD(P)H-quinone oxidoreductase, translated as MKYINVTTDEQLTFAETPIPEFSVDECLIRVKAIGVNRADILQRQGNYPAPKGESTILGLEVCGEIVACGREVNNWKINDKVFGLVAGGGYAEYVVIKSSQLFYLPATFTFEQGAACAETFLTAYQSLFSIAQLQPKQSVLIHAGASGVGCAAITLAKAKDCFVVVTAGSEEKCQACLKLGADVAINYHQNSFEQWKKANVHDGFDVIIDVVGGDYLQRNINVAAVDGHIVILSILQGRYCEKIDIGKMLSKRVTITASTLRNRSNDYKAELVANFKEDFGKLLCAGQLLPVIDTCYSWENTDKAHQRMLENGNIGKLVLMV; from the coding sequence TTGAAATATATTAACGTTACAACCGATGAGCAATTAACTTTTGCTGAAACACCCATACCTGAGTTTTCGGTAGATGAATGCTTAATTCGTGTAAAAGCTATTGGCGTTAACCGAGCCGATATTTTACAGCGACAAGGAAATTATCCAGCCCCTAAAGGCGAGTCTACTATTTTAGGACTGGAGGTTTGTGGTGAAATTGTTGCTTGTGGTAGGGAGGTAAATAACTGGAAAATTAATGACAAAGTTTTTGGTTTAGTTGCTGGCGGTGGTTACGCAGAATATGTTGTTATAAAGTCTAGCCAGTTATTTTATCTGCCTGCTACCTTTACTTTTGAACAAGGTGCAGCTTGTGCAGAAACGTTTCTAACGGCCTACCAAAGTCTATTCTCAATTGCCCAGTTACAACCTAAACAATCAGTGTTGATACATGCTGGTGCCAGTGGTGTTGGCTGTGCTGCTATTACACTTGCCAAAGCAAAAGACTGTTTTGTTGTTGTGACCGCTGGCAGTGAAGAAAAATGCCAAGCGTGTTTAAAATTAGGTGCAGATGTTGCGATTAACTACCATCAAAATTCTTTTGAACAATGGAAAAAAGCAAACGTTCACGATGGCTTTGATGTCATTATTGATGTGGTGGGCGGAGATTACTTACAGAGAAATATCAATGTCGCAGCAGTGGATGGTCACATTGTTATTCTGTCTATTTTACAAGGCCGCTATTGCGAAAAAATTGACATAGGTAAGATGCTTTCAAAGCGAGTCACTATTACAGCTTCAACATTACGAAACAGGAGCAATGATTATAAAGCTGAATTAGTGGCTAACTTTAAAGAAGACTTTGGCAAGTTACTTTGCGCAGGGCAGTTATTACCGGTAATTGATACTTGCTATTCATGGGAAAATACCGATAAAGCCCATCAACGTATGTTGGAGAATGGTAATATCGGCAAGTTAGTACTAATGGTTTAA
- a CDS encoding PEP-CTERM sorting domain-containing protein yields MTIFSFLKNHTTKLLIISSLALVSFNSFAGYTQVSALITGYNECNYYGDNTESKCVISVVDGANVTQYLSNIIAKFEIIDENSSQSILDNSTYTEYDPYKDDVAEEDWAFSIPENTEENKTGTWTFNKGVYKYPDIRFWVAKASNDFRLHWRIEDNSVNNSICDAGNDATDGTNLNYACMNLAASVTSGDWVTPPKDNNGKNFGLSHITFFGGLCDKVAGCADDSTTSVPEPASLAILALGLLGLGARRKQRIKTKISTSN; encoded by the coding sequence ATGACAATTTTCAGTTTTCTTAAAAATCACACAACAAAGCTATTAATAATATCATCACTAGCTTTAGTTTCATTTAATAGCTTTGCTGGCTATACCCAAGTATCTGCATTAATAACTGGGTATAATGAATGCAACTACTATGGAGACAATACTGAATCTAAATGCGTAATATCTGTGGTAGATGGTGCTAATGTTACACAGTATCTATCTAACATTATTGCCAAGTTTGAAATTATTGATGAAAATTCTAGTCAATCAATATTAGATAATTCCACATATACTGAATATGACCCATATAAGGACGACGTGGCAGAAGAGGATTGGGCGTTTTCTATTCCTGAAAATACAGAAGAAAACAAAACAGGTACTTGGACTTTCAACAAAGGCGTATATAAGTATCCGGATATACGTTTTTGGGTAGCAAAAGCAAGTAATGACTTTCGCTTGCATTGGCGAATTGAAGATAATAGTGTCAATAACTCTATTTGTGACGCTGGTAATGATGCTACAGATGGCACAAACTTAAATTATGCCTGTATGAACTTAGCTGCATCAGTAACCAGTGGCGATTGGGTTACTCCCCCTAAGGATAACAATGGAAAGAATTTTGGCTTGTCACACATTACCTTTTTTGGTGGCTTATGTGACAAAGTGGCTGGCTGTGCAGACGACTCAACTACTTCTGTACCAGAGCCTGCTAGTTTAGCAATTTTAGCTCTAGGTTTATTAGGATTAGGTGCTCGTCGTAAGCAACGAATTAAAACAAAAATCTCTACTAGTAACTAA
- a CDS encoding DUF4386 family protein translates to MNNLQKIGGVAALFEAVIYISAFIFFGAFWDYPVTADDAQKFIFLTNNQTILSIVNFTMYVAFGLFLAVLVIATHQRMKTKAPVLSQMASVFGIIWVGLVIASGMIANVGLGAVIDLSAKNAEQAMTLWVVINTIVEGLGGGNEVVGGLWVLLLSVVGLKVIELPKLLNCLGLFIGSVGILTIYPAEILTEIFGLGQILWFSWLGMTMLISPQS, encoded by the coding sequence GTGAATAACTTACAAAAGATAGGTGGCGTTGCAGCACTTTTTGAAGCCGTCATTTACATATCAGCTTTTATTTTTTTTGGGGCGTTTTGGGATTACCCTGTAACTGCTGATGATGCACAAAAATTTATTTTTTTGACTAATAATCAGACAATTCTATCGATAGTTAATTTCACTATGTATGTCGCCTTTGGTCTTTTTTTGGCGGTATTAGTTATAGCGACCCATCAACGGATGAAAACCAAGGCTCCAGTTTTATCACAAATGGCTTCGGTCTTCGGTATTATTTGGGTTGGCCTTGTTATAGCAAGTGGAATGATTGCAAATGTAGGATTAGGTGCTGTAATCGATTTGTCTGCCAAAAATGCAGAGCAAGCAATGACTCTTTGGGTAGTTATTAATACAATAGTTGAAGGTTTAGGGGGAGGTAACGAAGTTGTAGGAGGATTATGGGTTCTTTTATTGAGTGTTGTAGGCTTAAAAGTTATTGAGCTACCTAAATTGTTAAACTGTTTAGGACTATTTATTGGTTCTGTTGGTATTCTCACTATTTATCCTGCTGAAATACTGACAGAAATATTTGGCTTAGGCCAAATATTATGGTTCTCTTGGCTAGGTATGACAATGCTTATTAGCCCTCAAAGCTAA
- a CDS encoding class I SAM-dependent methyltransferase → MSARIYLKVSREKSLLRKHPWIFSQAINKIKGNPMLGDTVDVFDHKEKWLARGAYSPESQIRVRVWSFNENEEIDSEFFRKKLISAQSRREWFIEQGGLTGYRLIAGESDGLPGITIDKYDNLIVCQLLSAGADFQRYTLVEVIKELYPQCSIYERSDVDVRKKEGLEPITGWLTEPLESTACVIKEHGLSINVDIAKGHKTGFYLDQRDSRVTAGRYAKNKSVLNCFSYTGTFALHCAANDAKEVINVDVSQSALDLAEENIALNNLQDKNVSFVKADVFKLLRQYREEKRQFDMIILDPPKFVESKAQLTGACRGYKDINMLAMQLLKPNGILLTFSCSGLMEASLFQKVVADAALDARREVHFVERLQQAGDHPISSNYPEGYYLKGLVCQVS, encoded by the coding sequence ATGTCAGCAAGAATTTATTTAAAAGTAAGCCGAGAGAAGTCTTTATTACGAAAACATCCTTGGATATTTTCTCAAGCGATTAATAAAATCAAGGGAAATCCGATGTTAGGCGATACCGTTGATGTCTTTGATCACAAGGAAAAATGGCTTGCTCGCGGTGCTTACTCGCCAGAATCACAGATTCGAGTTAGAGTTTGGAGCTTTAATGAAAATGAAGAAATTGACAGTGAATTTTTTCGTAAAAAATTAATAAGTGCTCAATCTAGACGTGAATGGTTTATCGAACAAGGCGGTTTAACCGGTTATCGTTTAATTGCTGGTGAATCTGACGGTTTACCCGGTATAACTATTGATAAATACGATAACTTAATTGTTTGCCAACTATTAAGTGCCGGTGCCGACTTTCAACGTTATACCTTAGTTGAAGTGATTAAAGAGCTCTATCCTCAATGTAGCATCTACGAACGCTCTGATGTTGACGTACGTAAAAAAGAAGGATTAGAGCCAATCACAGGTTGGTTAACAGAGCCACTTGAGTCAACCGCATGTGTGATTAAAGAGCATGGTTTATCGATTAATGTTGATATCGCAAAAGGCCATAAAACAGGTTTTTATTTAGATCAACGTGATTCTCGTGTGACTGCAGGTCGATATGCTAAAAATAAATCAGTCCTTAATTGTTTTTCTTATACCGGAACATTCGCCTTACATTGTGCAGCAAATGACGCTAAAGAAGTCATCAATGTTGATGTTTCTCAATCGGCACTCGACTTAGCCGAAGAAAATATTGCCCTTAATAACCTGCAAGACAAGAATGTTTCTTTTGTTAAAGCCGATGTATTTAAGTTACTCAGACAATATCGCGAAGAAAAACGTCAGTTTGATATGATAATTTTAGACCCACCTAAATTTGTTGAATCAAAAGCACAACTAACCGGTGCATGTCGTGGTTACAAAGACATTAATATGCTTGCTATGCAATTACTCAAGCCAAACGGTATATTACTGACCTTTTCTTGCTCTGGTTTAATGGAAGCAAGCCTATTTCAAAAAGTAGTTGCTGATGCCGCTCTTGATGCTCGTCGCGAGGTGCACTTTGTTGAGCGCTTGCAACAAGCTGGTGATCATCCAATATCGAGTAACTACCCTGAAGGTTATTATTTGAAAGGCTTAGTCTGCCAAGTAAGTTAG
- a CDS encoding PilZ domain-containing protein — translation MVNFDDKRDFYRMMLNSDVTVTIIDDEANSQILATCRDLSATGMAIEMTHPLELNTHVKVSVRSASSNVQPLEVSGKIVRVTEEGEECFLIGINIAEID, via the coding sequence ATGGTTAACTTTGATGATAAACGAGATTTCTATCGGATGATGTTAAATAGTGATGTAACCGTGACCATTATCGACGATGAAGCGAACAGTCAAATATTAGCGACTTGTCGAGACTTAAGTGCGACGGGTATGGCAATTGAAATGACGCATCCTTTAGAGCTTAATACCCATGTTAAAGTTAGTGTGCGGTCTGCGAGCAGCAATGTTCAACCGTTGGAAGTTTCAGGGAAAATAGTACGCGTCACCGAAGAGGGTGAAGAGTGCTTTTTAATTGGAATTAATATTGCCGAAATAGATTAA
- the hrpA gene encoding ATP-dependent RNA helicase HrpA has translation MSSKKITDSDKKQKSLSQISAHIDESIEKKQRKIQNVPKITYPEDLPVSQNSDVIAKAITENQVIIIAGETGSGKTTQIPKICLALGRGIDGMIGHTQPRRIAARTVATRIADELSTTLGDAVGYKVRFNDLVSENSYIKLMTDGILLAEMQHDRLLRKYDTIIIDEAHERSLNIDFLLGYLREILPKRPDLKIIITSATIDPERFSQHFASADGKPAPIIEVSGRTFPVEILYRPLNGDNNDETEEVSSSDIISGILQAVDELGHISQGDILIFLNGEREIRDAALALERANLRHTQVLPLYSRLTVQEQNRIFKPHSGRNIVLATNVAETSLTVPGIKYVIDPGTARISRYSYRTKVQRLPIEAISQASANQRAGRCGRVSAGVCLRLYSEEDFLGRPEFTDPEILRTNLATVILQMLALDLGEISDFPFVQPPDSRNINDGVSLLEELAAIEKQQNKVVLTKAGRMLAKFPTDPRLSKMILSAIDLGCIEQIFIIVSAVSIQDPRERPHEKQQAADEKHNRFKDKESDFISLLNLWHYIQQQQKALTNNQFRNMCKKEFLAYMRIREWQDIFSQLKHTLRDLNIPMSGVEYTPPSLDANNSDVSKKTEPVESNNNNIIHQAILSGLLSHLGQLDENREYKGARNSRFFIFPGSGVAKKSPKWIMATELVETSRLFARMVAKIDPQWIEPLAEHLIKRNYSEPHWEKKQGAVMAFEQVMLYGLTIVAKRKISFNHIEPHTCREIFIREALVNGDSTLNEKFYQQNHQLVASIEKLEQKARRKDFLVDEERLVEFYDEKLPETIICQRSFLSWWKKSKQKNAQLLNFTEAFLLNETAKVLSAKDYPDVWHQGNLTLPLSYHFTPGDIDDGISLHIPVGILNQIENRDFDWLIPALRLELIIALIKGLPKSSRRNFVPAPNYAEACLSAISEGDGKLVAAVEKHLLRMTGVRLPEDIWQDVELPIHLTMNFKVIDEKGVLINQSRKLEQLKASLQGKVKASIKKVADKGIEREQITSWDFNNIPKGYEKNIANITIKAFPALVDKNKTVAIELFEQESLAEQAMVNGVSRLILLNIPSPVKYLQQKLPNKAKLSLYFNPFGSIPDLLDDCILAACQHLVKEHGDIPRNQNDFEKAKDHVRAELADCVLVSALKVEKVLTLTHEIGKKLKGRMSLEVIQAQADIKEQLGLLVFKGFVTASGHQRLEDIARYLQAMLRRMEKLPVDPNQDRLKMLEVAKVNDVYLALLAKQSKGKPIAGDILAVRWMIEEFRVSIFAQNLKTAYPVSAKRILNHLKEISAD, from the coding sequence ATGTCGAGTAAGAAAATCACTGATAGTGACAAAAAGCAAAAATCACTCAGTCAAATTTCTGCCCATATTGATGAGTCAATCGAAAAAAAGCAGCGTAAAATTCAGAATGTTCCAAAAATCACCTATCCAGAAGATTTGCCGGTATCACAAAATTCTGACGTTATCGCTAAAGCGATAACTGAAAACCAAGTGATTATTATTGCGGGTGAAACAGGCTCGGGCAAAACGACTCAAATTCCAAAAATATGTCTTGCTTTAGGTCGTGGTATCGACGGCATGATTGGTCATACTCAGCCACGTCGTATTGCGGCGCGAACAGTTGCTACACGTATCGCTGATGAATTATCGACAACATTAGGCGACGCGGTTGGTTATAAAGTCCGTTTTAATGACTTAGTGAGTGAAAATAGCTATATAAAATTAATGACCGACGGTATTTTATTGGCAGAAATGCAACATGACCGTTTACTGCGAAAATACGATACGATTATTATTGATGAAGCGCATGAACGTAGTTTAAATATAGACTTTTTATTGGGGTATTTGCGCGAAATATTACCTAAACGTCCTGATTTAAAAATCATTATTACTTCGGCAACCATCGACCCAGAAAGATTTTCACAGCATTTTGCTTCAGCAGACGGCAAACCCGCGCCTATTATTGAAGTCTCGGGGCGAACATTCCCTGTTGAAATCCTTTATCGTCCGCTTAATGGCGACAATAATGATGAAACAGAAGAAGTAAGTAGTAGCGATATCATTAGTGGTATTTTGCAAGCTGTTGACGAACTTGGCCATATTAGCCAAGGCGACATTCTTATTTTTCTTAATGGCGAGCGCGAAATACGAGACGCCGCATTAGCCTTAGAAAGAGCAAATTTAAGACACACCCAAGTGTTGCCTTTATATTCACGGTTAACGGTACAAGAACAAAATAGAATTTTTAAACCACACAGTGGCCGTAATATTGTGCTTGCCACTAACGTTGCAGAAACCAGCTTAACCGTACCAGGTATCAAATATGTTATTGACCCGGGCACCGCACGTATTTCTCGTTATAGTTACCGCACTAAAGTACAGCGTTTACCTATAGAAGCTATTTCTCAAGCCAGTGCTAATCAAAGAGCAGGGCGTTGTGGTCGTGTTTCAGCGGGTGTATGTTTACGTTTATACAGTGAAGAGGACTTTCTTGGTCGCCCTGAATTTACTGATCCTGAAATATTGCGTACTAATTTAGCGACAGTTATTTTACAAATGCTGGCGCTTGATCTCGGCGAAATCAGTGATTTTCCTTTTGTTCAGCCACCGGACAGTCGTAATATTAATGACGGTGTTTCATTGCTTGAAGAATTAGCGGCGATAGAAAAACAGCAAAACAAAGTGGTATTAACCAAAGCGGGGCGGATGTTAGCAAAATTCCCCACCGACCCACGTTTATCAAAAATGATTCTGTCTGCTATTGATTTGGGCTGCATTGAGCAAATTTTTATTATTGTTAGTGCGGTAAGTATTCAAGATCCGCGTGAACGTCCCCATGAAAAACAGCAAGCGGCAGATGAAAAGCATAATCGCTTTAAAGACAAAGAGTCTGACTTTATTAGCTTGCTTAATTTGTGGCACTACATTCAACAGCAACAAAAAGCGCTGACTAATAACCAATTTCGAAATATGTGTAAAAAAGAGTTTTTAGCTTATATGCGTATTCGTGAATGGCAAGATATTTTTAGTCAGCTTAAACATACACTGCGCGATTTAAACATTCCAATGAGCGGAGTTGAATATACTCCGCCATCGTTAGATGCTAATAATAGCGATGTAAGTAAAAAAACTGAGCCAGTAGAAAGTAATAATAACAATATTATTCACCAAGCTATTCTGTCAGGTTTACTCAGTCATTTAGGGCAACTTGACGAAAACAGAGAATATAAAGGTGCACGCAATAGCCGATTCTTCATATTTCCGGGGTCGGGTGTCGCAAAGAAATCACCTAAGTGGATAATGGCAACTGAATTGGTTGAAACCAGCCGTTTGTTTGCCCGTATGGTCGCAAAGATAGACCCACAATGGATAGAGCCTTTAGCTGAACATCTTATTAAGCGCAATTATAGCGAACCGCACTGGGAGAAAAAGCAAGGTGCGGTAATGGCTTTTGAACAAGTGATGCTATATGGCCTGACCATAGTTGCGAAAAGAAAGATCAGCTTCAATCATATTGAACCGCATACCTGCCGTGAGATATTTATTCGTGAAGCATTAGTCAATGGTGATAGTACCCTTAATGAAAAATTCTATCAGCAAAATCACCAACTAGTTGCGAGCATTGAGAAGTTAGAGCAAAAAGCTCGCCGTAAAGACTTTTTAGTAGATGAAGAACGTTTAGTTGAGTTCTATGATGAAAAGTTGCCAGAAACCATTATTTGCCAACGTAGCTTTTTGTCGTGGTGGAAAAAGTCTAAACAAAAAAATGCTCAGTTACTTAATTTTACCGAAGCTTTTTTATTAAACGAAACGGCTAAAGTATTATCGGCCAAAGATTATCCTGATGTTTGGCATCAAGGTAATTTAACCTTGCCGTTAAGTTATCATTTTACCCCTGGTGATATAGATGATGGGATAAGCTTACATATTCCTGTCGGTATTTTAAATCAAATTGAAAATCGTGATTTTGATTGGTTAATTCCAGCGTTGCGACTAGAACTTATTATTGCCTTGATCAAAGGCTTACCTAAATCTTCACGACGAAATTTTGTGCCGGCTCCTAACTACGCAGAAGCTTGTTTGTCAGCGATTAGTGAGGGGGACGGTAAGTTAGTTGCCGCTGTTGAAAAACATTTATTAAGAATGACGGGTGTGCGTTTACCCGAAGATATTTGGCAAGATGTTGAGTTGCCCATTCACCTAACGATGAATTTTAAGGTGATTGACGAAAAAGGTGTGCTTATTAATCAAAGCCGTAAGCTTGAACAGTTAAAAGCGTCTTTGCAAGGAAAAGTAAAAGCATCAATTAAGAAAGTGGCTGATAAAGGAATAGAACGTGAACAAATTACTAGCTGGGATTTTAACAACATTCCCAAAGGCTATGAAAAAAATATTGCTAATATCACCATAAAAGCTTTTCCAGCCTTAGTAGATAAAAATAAAACGGTTGCTATAGAATTATTTGAACAAGAAAGTCTTGCTGAGCAAGCGATGGTTAATGGCGTGAGTCGTTTAATTTTATTAAACATCCCTTCTCCAGTTAAATATCTACAACAAAAATTGCCTAATAAGGCTAAGTTAAGCCTATATTTTAACCCTTTTGGTTCAATACCTGATTTATTAGACGATTGTATACTTGCTGCTTGTCAACACTTGGTGAAAGAGCACGGCGACATACCACGTAACCAAAATGATTTTGAAAAAGCTAAAGACCATGTTCGTGCTGAACTTGCCGACTGTGTGCTCGTGTCAGCGTTAAAAGTAGAAAAAGTATTAACCTTAACCCATGAAATAGGGAAAAAACTAAAGGGTCGAATGTCTTTAGAGGTTATTCAAGCACAAGCCGACATTAAAGAACAACTTGGCTTACTGGTGTTCAAAGGTTTTGTGACCGCTTCTGGTCATCAACGATTAGAAGATATTGCGCGTTACTTACAAGCGATGTTAAGACGAATGGAAAAGCTGCCGGTTGATCCCAATCAAGACCGATTGAAAATGTTAGAGGTTGCGAAAGTAAATGATGTTTATTTAGCGTTGCTTGCCAAACAGAGCAAAGGCAAGCCTATTGCTGGTGACATTTTAGCGGTGCGCTGGATGATAGAAGAATTTCGTGTTTCGATATTTGCGCAAAATTTAAAGACAGCTTATCCGGTCTCTGCAAAGCGAATTTTAAATCATTTGAAAGAAATTTCAGCAGATTAA
- the prsT gene encoding XrtA/PEP-CTERM system TPR-repeat protein PrsT, with protein sequence MVRHVFIPKIFLFLFLITFQQVAQGNDKNVLEQANIAFKDNRHNEALIHLKNLTQKEPNNLAARLLMAEVLIAFGKGATAEVELDLAENLGADKNRTFLLFAEAYLLQGKYHDTINHLDKQVQDEILAAKIFVLRGHAQLGLRQLSLSAENYQQALLLNAVNIDAKLGLAQVALNYYRYDEAQTYVDDVLSGFFPPVNAWILKASIHQNIAELDIAFKAINNALLENPNHIQALILRASLYIEFIEYESAKKDIATVLELIPYEPKAMFLSAMIETREDENSNAREKLSKLSESLSTLDNDTLDNNPSYYYLASVVAFQQNNYEAADQYIKNYLNIDRLNIKAMTFSATIHIAMKNFTAALSVLNKANLQKENNPKVISLLGLVSSELKQYEKAKFYFQKVIELLPDSSIASQQLAKNSIDMGAYQQAIDTLLSINASSEYQSTISFLLVQAYVKSGQMTKAVALAEKLVKAQPDNKEFLHHLGFIYQIVGDYNKAKQAFEHALSIDALHIKSLISLAETLLRMGKIKASFELLEQALLKQENNKELISALGNNYTQTRQFKESIVWFKKAYNIEPKNKDLLKQLSFSYMAAGEPVEAIEIIESYLSNHEKTADLFVLLGNYYQQQNNFDKALQSFNNAIKFDGDKGKVYFYIAQFYQANNKPDDALEAYKKSIAWSENKQIPLVAASQFLNQQKKPLEAIKLANDFLESYSTKLQMILAHSYYLSGQYDNAEKSYKKTLALTTPQDEYHDNIVVGLSLVYQAQKRNSKATQLLTKYLNKEPMNFLMNSSLAEIYMINEQWKKAYDIYILLLTKYTQQAVLHNNAAFAALNLALYDDAEKHSLASLAITKNHPDSLDTLGWIYYHTQEFDKALPLFRQALALDYSKIEIKYHLALTLKALNREKEAFNTLLEVVNSKRDFPEKKEAQQWLKLWADALRTDNDI encoded by the coding sequence ATGGTGCGTCACGTTTTTATACCCAAAATATTTTTATTTTTATTTTTAATAACTTTTCAGCAAGTAGCTCAGGGGAATGATAAAAATGTGCTTGAACAAGCTAATATCGCTTTTAAAGATAACCGCCATAATGAAGCGCTCATTCATCTTAAAAACTTAACCCAAAAAGAACCCAATAATTTAGCGGCAAGGCTTTTAATGGCTGAGGTACTTATTGCTTTTGGCAAAGGGGCTACTGCAGAAGTTGAACTCGATTTGGCTGAAAATTTAGGGGCAGACAAAAACCGAACATTCTTGCTGTTTGCGGAAGCTTATTTACTACAAGGTAAATACCATGACACCATCAATCACCTAGACAAACAGGTGCAAGATGAAATACTCGCCGCCAAAATTTTTGTTTTAAGAGGCCATGCACAACTAGGCTTGCGACAGTTATCATTGTCAGCAGAAAATTACCAGCAAGCGTTATTACTTAATGCGGTTAATATCGATGCAAAATTAGGTTTAGCGCAGGTGGCTTTAAATTATTATCGCTATGATGAAGCACAAACATATGTTGATGATGTACTCAGTGGTTTTTTCCCTCCAGTGAATGCTTGGATATTAAAAGCGAGTATCCACCAAAATATAGCTGAATTAGATATTGCTTTTAAAGCTATAAATAACGCTTTATTAGAAAACCCTAATCATATTCAGGCACTTATTTTACGCGCTAGTTTATATATAGAGTTTATTGAATACGAGAGCGCAAAAAAAGATATTGCAACTGTGCTTGAGCTTATCCCTTATGAACCTAAGGCCATGTTCTTATCAGCAATGATTGAAACCAGAGAAGACGAAAATTCAAATGCTAGGGAAAAACTTTCAAAATTAAGTGAATCATTGTCAACGCTTGACAATGATACCTTGGATAATAACCCTAGTTATTATTATTTGGCCAGTGTTGTGGCTTTTCAGCAAAATAATTATGAAGCAGCTGATCAATATATTAAAAATTATTTAAATATTGATCGCTTGAATATTAAAGCAATGACCTTCTCAGCGACAATTCATATCGCCATGAAAAACTTTACCGCGGCATTGTCAGTATTGAATAAAGCCAATTTACAAAAAGAAAATAACCCTAAAGTTATCTCTCTTTTAGGGTTGGTCAGTTCTGAGCTTAAGCAATATGAGAAAGCAAAGTTTTACTTTCAAAAAGTTATTGAATTACTACCTGACTCATCGATTGCCTCGCAACAGTTAGCAAAAAATAGTATTGATATGGGGGCGTATCAACAGGCCATAGATACCTTGCTTTCAATCAACGCTTCATCGGAGTATCAGTCAACCATTAGTTTTTTATTGGTGCAAGCCTATGTAAAGTCAGGGCAAATGACTAAAGCGGTAGCGCTTGCTGAAAAATTAGTTAAAGCACAACCAGATAATAAAGAGTTCCTTCATCATCTCGGTTTTATTTATCAAATAGTGGGTGATTATAATAAAGCAAAACAAGCATTCGAACATGCTCTTAGTATTGACGCTTTACACATTAAATCACTGATTAGTTTGGCAGAAACCCTACTTAGGATGGGCAAAATAAAAGCATCGTTTGAATTATTAGAGCAAGCACTTTTAAAACAAGAAAATAATAAAGAACTCATTAGCGCTTTAGGGAATAATTATACTCAAACCAGGCAGTTTAAAGAGTCAATCGTTTGGTTTAAGAAGGCTTATAATATAGAACCCAAGAATAAAGACTTACTTAAACAATTGTCTTTTAGCTACATGGCGGCAGGCGAACCCGTAGAAGCAATAGAAATAATAGAAAGTTATTTATCGAATCATGAAAAAACGGCTGATTTATTTGTATTACTAGGCAATTACTATCAGCAACAAAACAATTTTGACAAAGCACTGCAAAGCTTCAACAATGCTATAAAGTTTGATGGTGATAAAGGCAAGGTCTATTTTTATATAGCCCAATTTTACCAAGCAAATAATAAACCAGATGATGCCCTTGAAGCCTATAAAAAGTCTATCGCCTGGTCTGAAAATAAGCAGATACCGTTAGTGGCGGCAAGTCAGTTTTTGAATCAACAGAAAAAACCTCTTGAAGCGATTAAACTTGCTAATGATTTTTTAGAAAGTTATTCAACTAAATTACAGATGATTTTGGCGCATTCTTATTATTTGTCTGGCCAATATGATAATGCCGAAAAGAGTTATAAAAAGACATTAGCATTAACAACACCTCAAGATGAGTATCATGACAATATTGTCGTTGGTTTAAGTCTGGTGTATCAAGCACAAAAACGAAATAGCAAAGCAACTCAGCTATTGACAAAGTATTTGAACAAAGAGCCAATGAATTTTTTAATGAATTCTTCGCTAGCAGAAATTTATATGATTAATGAGCAGTGGAAAAAAGCTTACGATATTTATATTTTGTTGTTAACCAAATATACACAACAAGCCGTATTGCATAATAATGCGGCGTTTGCTGCTTTGAATTTAGCCTTGTATGATGATGCAGAAAAGCATAGTTTAGCGTCTTTAGCTATTACAAAAAACCATCCTGATTCCCTCGATACACTTGGCTGGATTTATTATCATACTCAAGAATTTGATAAAGCACTGCCACTATTTCGCCAAGCGCTTGCACTAGATTACTCTAAAATTGAAATTAAATATCATTTAGCGTTAACCCTCAAAGCGCTTAATCGAGAAAAAGAGGCTTTTAATACCTTATTAGAAGTGGTTAATAGTAAACGTGATTTTCCAGAGAAAAAAGAGGCTCAACAATGGTTGAAATTATGGGCTGATGCTCTACGTACTGATAATGATATTTAA
- a CDS encoding acylphosphatase, whose translation MNVSYIAHVSGKVQGVYFRASSQQVAIDYGLSGYAKNLDDGDVEILICGEEKDVDKMLAWLAYGPPEAEVVSMEKKQVKWQQHNFFAIS comes from the coding sequence ATGAATGTTAGTTATATCGCCCATGTTAGCGGAAAAGTACAAGGGGTTTATTTTCGTGCGTCTAGCCAACAAGTCGCTATTGATTATGGTTTAAGTGGTTATGCAAAAAATTTGGATGATGGGGATGTAGAAATTTTAATATGCGGTGAAGAAAAAGACGTAGATAAAATGTTAGCATGGCTGGCGTACGGACCACCAGAAGCTGAAGTGGTAAGTATGGAGAAAAAACAAGTTAAATGGCAACAACATAACTTTTTCGCGATTAGCTAA